One Bombilactobacillus folatiphilus genomic window, AAAGCTCCGCAAGATCTGTTAATTGAAAATTAGAACTTTTTTGCTCATATTCTAAATAATTACCAGTTAATTCTTCGATAGATTCAATATTGTAATCGGTTTTGTCTTCAATGACAGCTCGAATATCAATAGCCGATTCACCCTCAGTATATAAGGTCTCAGTTGTTTCCCGACGGGGATTTTGAACAGTGTTATCTTGGTATAATACTTTATAAATCAAATGACTCTTCTCCTTTTAAAAAAGTTTATAAACGTCGCAGGTGGTTGACATTACTATCAACAGTTATTCTTAATCATATCATATCCATAGATACTTGTATACAAACAACTCCCGTGTTTCAACGGGAGTTGTTATATTTTTAATAATTAAAATTAAGAAATAATAATCGTATTTTCTGTAGCTTTAAATGGTTCTGCTTGGTTAATATGATCATAAAATAAATGACCATTCAAATGATC contains:
- a CDS encoding RNA polymerase epsilon subunit, which translates into the protein MIYKVLYQDNTVQNPRRETTETLYTEGESAIDIRAVIEDKTDYNIESIEELTGNYLEYEQKSSNFQLTDLAEL